GACCTGGACACCATGCAGCGCGTGCGCTGCGCCTTCGACCCGGCCGGGATCTGCAACCCGGGCAAGGTGTTCCCGACCCCGAGGCTCTGCGGCGAGGTTCCCGGGCCCCGCCGCGGCGTGCACCCACTGACCGAAGCGGGATTGGCGGACCAGTTCTGATGCCCACTACGACCAAGGACGCGCTCGCCGCCGCGCTGGGCGCGGAGAACGTGCGCGACGCCGCCGAATCGGACGCGGTGTGCGGTGTCCGTCCACAATGGGTGGCCACGGTGGACAGCACCGAGCGCGCTTCGGCGGCGATGAAGGTGGCCGCCGAGCACGGACTGCGGGTGGTGCCGAAGGGCTCCGGCAGCAAGCTCGACTGGGGAGCCGCGCCGACGGCCGTCGACCTGCTGCTCGACGTCTCCGCGTCGACCGGCATCGTCGAGCACGCAGCGGGCGATCTCGTCGTGCACGCCCTGGCCGGAACCCCGATCGCCGAAGTCGGCAACGTCGTGCGCGCGGCCGGTCAGCAGCTCGCGATCGACCAGCCGCTGCCGACCGCGACCGTGGGCGGGGTCGTCGCCACCGGCGCCTCCGGCCCCTGCCGCCACCTCTTCGGCGGGGTGCGCGACCTGCTCATCGGCATCACCGTGGTGCGCGCCGACGGAACGGTGACCACGGCGGGCGGCAAGGTGGTCAAGAACGTCGCGGGCTACGACCTCGGCAAGCTCTACACCGGCTCCTTCGGCACCCTCGGCGTGATCACCGAGGCGGTGTTCCGCCTCCACCCGGTGTCCGCCGAGCACCGCTGGATCTCGGTAACCGCCGCCGATCCGGCAACGGCCGGTGCCCTGGCCGACGAGATCCGGCACTCGCAGGCGGTGCCCACCGCGATCGAGCTCGACCGCCCCCGGCCCGACGGGCCGATCACGGTGTGCGCGCAGCTCGAAGGCCGCCCAGCGGCGACGCACGACCGGGCCGCCGAGCTCGCCGCGACGCTCGGCCACGAGGCGCAAGTGCTGGAACAAGCCCCGGCGTGGTGGGGGAGTCACCCGTTCGAACCGGCCGGAACCGGCCTGCGCGTGGCCGCCGAACCGGCGAAGCTGCCGCACCTGCTGGCCGCGATCCAGGACGCCGCAGCCGGACTCCCGGTGACGACTCGCGGCGCAGCCGGACTCGGCGTGCTCCACGCGGGCCTGCCCGCCGACACCGACCCGGCCGCGGTCGCCGGACTCGTCACCGCCCTGCGAGCCCGCTGCGAGTACGCGGTGGTGGAGCGCGCACCGCGAGCCGTCCTCGCCGAGATCGACCCGTGGGGGCCGGTCGCACCGGGACTGCTGACGTTGATGCGCCGGACCAAGGACCAGTTCGACCCGGAGCACCGGCTCGCCCCGGGCCGGTTCGTGGGAGGAATCTGATGACCGAGACCCCGGCCCGCCCAGGAGCCTTCGACGACCACCACCCGCCGCAGCGCGAACTCGTCGACGACTGCGTGCACTGCGGTTTCTGCCTGCCGACCTGCCCCACCTACGACCTGTGGGGCGAGGAGATGGACTCGCCGCGCGGCCGCATCTACCTGATGAAGGAAGGCCTGGAGGGCGAGCCCCTGACCGACACCATGGTCGGGCACTTCGACGCCTGCCTGGGCTGCATGGCGTGCGTGAGCGCCTGCCCGTCCGGTGTGCAGTACGGGACGCTGATCACCGAAACGCGCGCGCAGGTGGAGCGGCGGCACGAGCGCGGCAAGTGGGAGCGCCTCATGCGCACCGCGATCTTCACGCTGTTCCCGTACCCGCGGCGGCTGAGCGCGCTGCGCGGCCCGCTGGCGCTCTACCAGCGGCTGGGCCTCGGCAAACTCGCCAAGAAATCCGGGCTGATGGCGAAGCTGCCCGAAGGCCTGCAGGCGATGGAATCGCTGGCACCGCCGATCAAACGCGCGCCCAAGCTCGGCCACCGGGTTCCGGCGCGGGGCAAGCGGCGCGCCACCATCGGCATGATCACCGGCTGCGTGCAGAGCGCGTTCTTCCCCGACGTCAACGCCGCGACGGCCCGCATCCTCGCCGCCGAGGGCTGCGACGTCGTGATCCCCCGCGCCCAGGGCTGCTGCGGAGCGCTCAGCGAGCACTCGGGCCGGGAAGCCGAAGCGGTGAAGTTCGCGCGCGACCTGCTCGACGTGTTCGAGCGGTCCAACGTGGACTACGTGGTCATCAACTCGGCGGGCTGCGGGTCAACGCTCAAGGAGTACCCGCGACTCCTCCAGGACGACCCCGAATACGCGGCGAAAGCCGAGAAGTTCTCGGCCCGGGTGCGCGACATCGCCGAACTGCTGGTGGAACTCGGCCCGGTCGCCGAACGCCACCCGCTCCCGGTCGAGGTGGCCTACCACGACGCCTGCCACCTCGCCCACGGCCAGGGCATCCGCTCCCAACCGCGCGAACTGCTGCGCGCGATCCCCGGCCTGGAGATCCGCGAGATCAGCCGCGGCGAACTGTGCTGCGGTTCGGCGGGCGTCTACAACCTGCTCCAACCGGAACCGGCGCGGGAACTGGGCGACCGCAAGGCCGACCACGTCCTGGCCACCGGAGCGAGCCTGCTGGTCACGGCCAACCCGGGCTGCTCGATGCAGATCCGCACCGCGCTGGAGCGCCGCGGCGAGCACCTGGCCATGGCGCACACGGTCCAGGTCCTGGACGCCTCGATCCGCGGACTGGGCGTGGAGCCACTGCTGCGCGGCTGACGGACGGCGACGGCGGGGCCGGTGAAGGCCCCGCCGTCGCGATGTCCGCCGGTGCGAGCATGGGAACCTTCCTGTCACCGACCCGCGAGCATGGGAACCTTCCTGTCACGCCGCAGCGCGGCCGCGGCCCGGCGACGACGAGGGGACGACCTTTGACCGACCAGGAGAGGCAGTCCGGCTGCCTGGCCTGCGACCTTTCCTCCGGCGCGACCCACCTCCCGGGCGGGCGGGTGCACGCGACCCGGTTGTGGGTGGTGGAGCACTGCATCGGCCCGCTCGGCGTCGGCACGCTGGTGGTCAAACCGCGCCGCCACGTCCTGCACATCGCGGAGCTGACCGCGGAGGAGAGCGCCGAGCTCGGACCGCTCCTGCAGCGGGTGACCGCCGCGATCGAGGAAGTCCTGCTCCCGGAGCAGGTCTACGCGTGCCTGTGGTCGCACTCGGGCGGCGTACCGGGGCACATCCACTTCGTCGTGCAGCCCGCCACCCGCGAACTGATGAACCAGTACGGCGCCTACGGGCCCGCCCTGCAGATGGCGATGTTCACCGAAGCCGACATGCCGGACGAAGCAGCGGTGGCCGCGATCTGCACCCGCTACCGGGCGGTGTTCGACGCTTGAGGTGACAGGAAAGTTCCCATCCTCGCAAGCGCGCAACGGTCAGCTGCACGAGCTGGGCAGGATGGCGGGCGCCGGGTCCAGCACGAACCGCTCGCCGTCCCGGACGATGTTCCAGCCCGAGCAGAGCGCGGCGCCGCCCGCGGCGAACCTCGCCACCACGGCCTGCGCGTCTCCGACCCGGATGAGGTCGACGGTGGTGCCGCTCTTCTCCACCGCGTTCCACTTGTCGAGGTAGGCCTTGGCGTATTCGCCGTCGGCGTCCGCCCCGCGGGCGAAGGTGACGAGGAGCTTTTCCGGGTCCGATACCGCGAGCGCTTCCTCGACCTTGCCGCGGAGCTCTTCGGGACTCGCCCCGCCGCGGTCGAAGTTGTCCGGGTTCGCGTAGATCTGCACCGAGATGAAGGTGAGCCACCCGGCGACGATGATGATCAGGATCCCGAACCAGAACCTCGACCTCGCCGACCCCTTCCGCACGTCGGACCTGGTCATGCTCCGCCTCCCCGCTCGCCCGGCTCTCCCCGCCGCGGGAGCCTACCCGTGGCTGTGCGCTGGGACGCCCGTTCGCGCTGGTGGTGAAGCCGAGCTCTCATTCCCGGAGTCCGCCGGGCCGGTTCCCGCCCGCGGGGACACCGACCGAGCCGGTGCGAGCATGGGAACCTTCCTGTCACCCGCGCTGCCGGACCTGCGCCGGTGAGGGCAATCCCTTCCTCCACCGGCGAGGGCGACCCGGGATCGCCGCGCACGTCGAATCGGATTCCTGGTCCTGCGGCCACGACCGTGGTCCGTCGTGCTGGTCGGCGGTCGCGCCGCCGAGCACCGCCCGGCTGCTAGCAGGAGGTGGCCAATCGATCGGTCGGAGTTCGGGCTCGCGCCGATCGATGCGGGTGGCCGCTTCGCTAACCCCACCCGAACCGACGCGAGGTGGTAGGACTTGGGACAGGCAGTTGGGCGCCTGCTCAACTGCTGTTAGAGCACGTTCGCCCCACAATCGCCCCATTAATGAGGGCCTACGGGCAGGTCGAGAACACCTTGACTGTGACAGCTTTGGTGTCACACTCTGAGTGGAGCACCTGCCGCAACGAGGAGGCACGCCGCACATGTCCGAGGCGTTCGTCTACGACGCGATCCGCACACCGCGCGGTCGCGGCAAGAAAACCGGGTCGCTGCACGGGGTCAAACCGATCAGCCTGGTCGTGGGCCTCATCCAGGAGCTGCAGCGCCGTCATCCCGAGTTGGATCCCGCGCTGATCGACGACGTCGTGCTCGGCGTCGTCTCGCCGGTCTCCGACCAGGGCGGCGACATCGCCAAGACCGCCGCGCTGGCCGCCGGGCTGCCGGAGACGGTCAGCGGCGTGCAGCTCAACCGCTTCTGCGCCTCGGGCCTGGAAGCCGTCAACATCGCCGCGCAGAAGGTGCGCTCCGGCTGGGAGGACGCCGTGCTGGCCGGCGGCGTCGAGTCCATGTCGCGGGTGCCGATGGGCTCCGACGGCGGCGCCTGGGCGCTGGACCCCGAGACGAACTACGACACGGCGTTCGTGCCGCAGGGCATCGGCGCCGACCTCATCGCCACCATCGAGGGCTTCGACCGGACCACAGTGGACGCCTACGCCGCGGAGTCGCAGACCCGCGCCGCCAAGGCCTGGGCCGACGGCCGCTTCGCCCGCTCCGTGGTGCCGGTCAGCGACCGCAACGGCCAGGTCGTCCTGGACCGCGACGAGCACATCCGCGCGAACACCACCACCGACAGCCTCGGCGGGCTGAAGTCGTCCTTCGCCGACATCGGCGAGCTCGGCGGGTTCGACGCCGTGGCGCTGCAGAAGTACCACTGGATCGAGCGCATCGACCACGTGCACACGGCGGGCAACTCCTCCGGCATCGTCGACGGCGCGGCCCTCGCCCTGATCGGCAGCGAAGCGCTCGGCGAGCGCACCGGTCTGCGCCCGCGCGCCCGCATCGTCGCCGCCGCGCTCAGCGGTGCGGACCCGACGATCATGCTGACCGGCCCCGGACCGGCCGTGCGCAAGGCCCTGGCCAAGGCCGAGCTGAGCATCGACCAGATCGACCTGGTGGAGATCAACGAGGCGTTCGCCGCCGTCCCGCTGAAGTTCATGAAGGAGTTCGGCGTCAGCCACGAGAAGGTCAACGTCAACGGCGGCGCGATCGCGATGGGACACCCGCTGGGCGCCACCGGGGCGATGATCCTGGGCACCCTGATCGACGAGCTGGAGCGCCGCAACCAGCGCTACGGCCTGGCCACGCTGTGCATCGGCGGCGGCATGGGGATCGCGACGATCGTGGAACGCATCGGCTGAAGGACACATCACACATGAGCGAGCAAAACACCATCCGCTGGTCCTCCGACGCCGACGGCATCGTTGTGCTGACCCTGGACGACCCGCAGCAGCAGGCCAACACCATGAACGAGCGCTACCAGCGCAGCATGGACGAAACCCTGCAGCGCCTGGAGAACGAGCGCGAGAACATCTCCGGGGTCGTCATCACCTCCGCGAAGAGCACCTTCTTCGCCGGCGGTGACCTGCGCGAACTCGTCCAGGCGCGCTCCGGCGACGCCGCGCGCGTCACCGAGACCACCACCGCCGTCAAGAAGCAGCTGCGCCGGCTGGAAACCCTCGGCGTCCCGGTCGTGGCGGCGCTCAACGGCACCGCGCTCGGCGGCGGCCTGGAGATCGCGCTGGCCTGCCACCACCGCATCGCGCTGAACGACCCCAAGTCCCGCTTCGGATTCCCCGAGGTGACCCTCGGCCTGCTGCCCGGCGCGGGCGGTGTGGTGCGCTCGGTGCGGATGCTGGGCATCGCCGACGCGCTGCTCAACGTGCTGCTGCAGGGGCAGCGGCTGCGCCCGGAGAAGGCCGCCAAGATCGGCATCGTCGACGAGCTGGTCGACACGCCCGAGCAGCTGCTGGCCCGCGCCAAGGAGTGGATCAAGGCCAACCCCGACTCGGCCCAGCCGTGGGACAAGCCCGGCCACAAGATCCCCGGCGGCACCCCGTCGAACCCGAAGTTCGCCGCCAACCTGCCCGCGTTCCCCGCGAACCTGCGCAAGCAGCTCAAGGGCGCTCCGCTGCCCGCGCCGAAGAACATCATGGCCGCCGCGGTCGAGGGCGCGCAGGTCGACTTCGACACCGCGCTGACCATCGAGGGCCGCTACTTCGTGGAGCTCGTGTGCGGGCAGACCGCCAAGAACATGAGCAAGGCGTTCTTCTTCGACCTGCAGCACATCAATTCCGGCGGCAGCCGCCCGTCCGGTGAACCCACCTGGCGGGCCGAGAAGGTCGCCGTCCTCGGCGGCGGCATGATGGGCGCCGGCATCGCCTACGTCTGCGCCAAGGCCGGCATGCAGGTGGTGCTCAAGGACATCTCCCTCGAAGCCGCCGAGAAGGGCAAGGACTACTCGGTGAAGCTGGAGGAGAAGGCCATCGCCCGCGGCCGCTCCACCCGCGAGAAGTCCGATGCGCTGCTGGCCCGCATCACGCCCACCGACCAGCTGGAACCGCTGTCCGGCTGCGACCTGGTGATCGAAGCGGTCTTCGAGGACACCAAGCTCAAGCACCAGGTCTACGGCGAGGTCCAGGACGTCGTCGACGGTGACGCGCTGATCGCCTCCAACACCTCGACGCTGCCCATCACCGGGCTCGCCGAGGGCGTGCGCCGCCGCGAGGACTTCATCGGCCTGCACTTCTTCTCCCCGGTGGACAAGATGCCGCTGGTGGAGATCATCTGCGGCGAGCACACCAGCGACAAGGCGCTGGCCCGCGCCTTCGACGTGGTGCAGCAGATCAAGAAGACGCCGATCGTGGTCAACGACAGCCGCGGCTTCTTCACCAGCCGGGTCATCGGCACCTTCCTCAACGAGGGCGTGTCGATGCTCGCCGAGGGCATCCACCCGGCGTCGATCGAGCAGGCCTCGGCGCAGGCCGGATTCCCGGCACCGGTGCTGCAGCTGTTCGACGAGCTCACCTTCACCCTGCCGCGCAAGATCCGCGACGAGAGCCGCCGCGCGGTCGAGGCGGCAGGAGGCACCTGGACGCCGCACCCGGCCGAGCAGGTGCTGGACCGGATGATCGACGAGTTCGACCGCAAGGGCCGCTCCAGCGGAGCCGGTTTCTACGACTACGCCGACGGCAAGCGCACCGGCCTGTGGCCGGGCCTGGCCGAGCACTTCGGCACCGACCGCGACCCGTCCGAAGTGGACATCGCGGACCTCCGGGAGCGGATGCTGTTCGTGGAGGCGCTGGAAACCGTCAAGTGCTTCGACGAAGGCGTGCTGCGATCGGTGCCGGACGCCAACATCGGCTCGATCTTCGGCATCGGCTTCCCGGCCTGGACCGGCGGTGTCGTGCAGTACATGAACGGCTACCCCGGCGGCCTGGCCGGATTCGTGGCCCGCGCCCGGGAACTGGCCGACCGCTACGGGCCCCGCTTCGACCCGCCCGCCTCTCTGGTGAGCCGGGCCGAAGCAGGTGAGCCCTTCGACATCGGCGAACCGGACGAGGGAATCGTCTCCGCCACCGCGGCGTGACCCGCGCCGGGTGGGCGCTCCGGCGCCCACCCGGCACCGCGGTCTACTCCCGCACCGTCGCGGTGATCGCACCGGCGACCCCGATGACCACTGCTGTGATCACGGCCGTGGTCGGCCACCCGAGCCATTCGGCCGCCGCCGCGCCGAAGGCGGTGCCGAGACTCCCACCCATGAAGTACACCAGCATGTACGCGCTGTTGAAGCGCGCCGGTGCCGCCGGGTCGATCGAGAGAACGGTGCTCTGATTGGCGACCTGAGCGGCGAAGAGGCCGGCGTCGAAGAGCGCCAGGCAGACGAGCGTCACCGCGGTGTCCGCGAGCGCGAACCCAGCGACCGCCGCGGCAACCCCGGCCAGCGCCAAGCCCGCCAGGATGACGCGCCTGGCACCCACCCGGTCGGTCCAGGTGCCCGCGACCTGCGTAGCCGGAATCCCCGCCAGACCCGCCAGGGCGTACCAGCCGATCCGTTCCGCGGAGTAGGAGAACGGGGGCGCGGAAAGAGCCACCGCGAGCCCGGCCCACACCGCGCAGAACGCGAAGAACCACAGAGCACCGCGGATCGCCGCGATCCGGAGCACGGCGTACCGGACGAACAGGCCCGGTAGGGAACGCAGAGCCGCGAGGTAGCCGCGCTCGGTTCCACCCCGCGTGGCCGGGAGCACCACCGGACAACACGCTGCGACGACCGCGCAGGCGGCGGCGAACACGAGAAGCATTCCGCGCCAGCCGATCTCGTCGGTGAGCCACCCGCCGACGATCCGGCCCGCGAGAATTCCAGCCGATATCCCAGCGGTCACCATGCCCAGGACCGTTGCGCGTCGATGCGGGGGAGCGAGCCGACCCGCGACCGAGCTGAGCCCTGCGCCCACAGCTGAACAAGTTCCGATCACGCCGATCACCGACCCCAGCACCCACACGTTCCCCACCGCAGCGCTCAGCGCCGACGCAGCTGCCAGGGCCCCGAACTGCGCTGCCAGAACACGCCCAGGCGCATAGCGATCGACCAGCGGGACGAGGAGGCTGAGTCCGACCAGGTACCCGACCGGCCCGCAGGCGAGTGCGAGCCCGACAGCGGCGACCTGGGAACCCAGCGAAGCCGCCACCTCCGCGATCGCGGGCTGCAGCGGGTAGATGGTCGACGTCCCGAGGGCGGCTGCGAGGGACATGAACAGCACGACAGGGCTGCGGAGCGGAGAGGTGGTGAGTGTCTTGGCGACAGGATCAGCGTTCACAGCGATCGACCGTATGGAGCGCCGATGCCGGAAGCTGGCGGAAACCCGACGTCACCACCGCCCGTGCACGCCGGCGTTCAGCAACACGGCCGAGGCGGATTCCTTGGCAGGGCCTCACGAGCAATCCCGCTGACCGGTGCTCTCCTGCCTGCCCACGTCAGATGACAGGAAGGTTCCCATGCTTGCAACGGCTTGGTGGTGACAGGAAGGTTCCCATGCTCGCAGCCGGTTGGTGGTGACAGGAAGGTTCCCATGCTCGCAGCCGCTCGGTGATGACAGAAAGGTTCCCTTCCTCCACCGAAGACCAGTCGCTGCGGGAAGAAGCGGCTGTCACCGGACGGGGCACCACTGCGGTGCGATGCGCGCCGGGTGGGCGCTCCCACGTCCACCCGGCGCCGCATGTCAAAGCGACGAGATGGCCCGGCCCGGCGTCACCTGACGGGTTCACTGCCTCGCATCGGCACAGAACGCGTCGTCGATGGTGATCGCCACGTCCTCATCGATCACCAGGTGACGGGCAGTTCCCGCACCCGGTAGAAGACAGCGTTCTCATCGAACTCCAGGTCTGCCTGCGGAACAGCCATCCGCAGTCCGGGAACGCGACGCAGCGCGTCGAAGACGACCTGCAGCTCGAGCCGGGCCAGCGACTGGCCCAGGCACTGGTGGGCACCAAATCCGAAAGCGACGTGGTGCCGTGATTTCCTGCCGACGTCGAGCACATCCGGCTCCAGGAAGACCGAGGGATCCCGGTTCGCGGTGCTCTTCACCGCGATGATGCCCTCGCCCGCCCGGATGAGCTGACCACCGATCTCGATGTCGGCGCGCGCGACCCGCCGGGCCTCGGTGTGCGTGATCGAGAGATAGCGCAGGAGCTCCTCGACGGCACCGTCGACCAGAGCCGGATCGCCGCTGCGCCGGACCAGCTCCCACTGCTCCGGGTTCGCCATCAGCGCGGCGAGTCCCAGCGCGATCATCGACGCGGTGGTGTCGTGGCCTGCCACCAGCAACAGCTGCCCCGCCACAGCGATCTCCCGCAGCGACATCGCACCGGACGCGTACTGCCCGACGGCGAGCCTGCTGAGCAGGTCATCCCTCGGCTCGGCAGCCTTGGCCACGACCAAGGACTCCAGGTACGCGTTCAGCTCCTCGCTGGCGGCCACCGCGAGAGCCGGATCGGCCTGGTCCATGACCAGCGTCTGCGCGACTCCTTGGAAGAACGAGCGATCGGCGTAAGGCACGCCAAGCAGTTCGCAGATCACCAGCGACGGAACCGGCAGCGCGAACGTCGCCACCAGATCGGCCGGATTCGGGCCACCGAGCATGTCGCTGAGCAGGTCGTCGACGATCCGCTCGATCCGCGGCCGCAGCCCGGCGATCTTCCGCACCGTGAACTCGGGCGCGAACAACCGCCGCTGCGCGAGGTGCTCCGGCGCGTCCATCTGCATCAACGTCCGCATCCGGGAGTCGCGCGCCCGGCTGACCGCGTTCGTGTGCGGGAATCCG
This portion of the Saccharopolyspora antimicrobica genome encodes:
- a CDS encoding FAD-binding oxidoreductase gives rise to the protein MPTTTKDALAAALGAENVRDAAESDAVCGVRPQWVATVDSTERASAAMKVAAEHGLRVVPKGSGSKLDWGAAPTAVDLLLDVSASTGIVEHAAGDLVVHALAGTPIAEVGNVVRAAGQQLAIDQPLPTATVGGVVATGASGPCRHLFGGVRDLLIGITVVRADGTVTTAGGKVVKNVAGYDLGKLYTGSFGTLGVITEAVFRLHPVSAEHRWISVTAADPATAGALADEIRHSQAVPTAIELDRPRPDGPITVCAQLEGRPAATHDRAAELAATLGHEAQVLEQAPAWWGSHPFEPAGTGLRVAAEPAKLPHLLAAIQDAAAGLPVTTRGAAGLGVLHAGLPADTDPAAVAGLVTALRARCEYAVVERAPRAVLAEIDPWGPVAPGLLTLMRRTKDQFDPEHRLAPGRFVGGI
- a CDS encoding (Fe-S)-binding protein codes for the protein MTETPARPGAFDDHHPPQRELVDDCVHCGFCLPTCPTYDLWGEEMDSPRGRIYLMKEGLEGEPLTDTMVGHFDACLGCMACVSACPSGVQYGTLITETRAQVERRHERGKWERLMRTAIFTLFPYPRRLSALRGPLALYQRLGLGKLAKKSGLMAKLPEGLQAMESLAPPIKRAPKLGHRVPARGKRRATIGMITGCVQSAFFPDVNAATARILAAEGCDVVIPRAQGCCGALSEHSGREAEAVKFARDLLDVFERSNVDYVVINSAGCGSTLKEYPRLLQDDPEYAAKAEKFSARVRDIAELLVELGPVAERHPLPVEVAYHDACHLAHGQGIRSQPRELLRAIPGLEIREISRGELCCGSAGVYNLLQPEPARELGDRKADHVLATGASLLVTANPGCSMQIRTALERRGEHLAMAHTVQVLDASIRGLGVEPLLRG
- a CDS encoding HIT family protein; translated protein: MTDQERQSGCLACDLSSGATHLPGGRVHATRLWVVEHCIGPLGVGTLVVKPRRHVLHIAELTAEESAELGPLLQRVTAAIEEVLLPEQVYACLWSHSGGVPGHIHFVVQPATRELMNQYGAYGPALQMAMFTEADMPDEAAVAAICTRYRAVFDA
- a CDS encoding acetyl-CoA C-acetyltransferase, encoding MSEAFVYDAIRTPRGRGKKTGSLHGVKPISLVVGLIQELQRRHPELDPALIDDVVLGVVSPVSDQGGDIAKTAALAAGLPETVSGVQLNRFCASGLEAVNIAAQKVRSGWEDAVLAGGVESMSRVPMGSDGGAWALDPETNYDTAFVPQGIGADLIATIEGFDRTTVDAYAAESQTRAAKAWADGRFARSVVPVSDRNGQVVLDRDEHIRANTTTDSLGGLKSSFADIGELGGFDAVALQKYHWIERIDHVHTAGNSSGIVDGAALALIGSEALGERTGLRPRARIVAAALSGADPTIMLTGPGPAVRKALAKAELSIDQIDLVEINEAFAAVPLKFMKEFGVSHEKVNVNGGAIAMGHPLGATGAMILGTLIDELERRNQRYGLATLCIGGGMGIATIVERIG
- a CDS encoding 3-hydroxyacyl-CoA dehydrogenase NAD-binding domain-containing protein; translation: MSEQNTIRWSSDADGIVVLTLDDPQQQANTMNERYQRSMDETLQRLENERENISGVVITSAKSTFFAGGDLRELVQARSGDAARVTETTTAVKKQLRRLETLGVPVVAALNGTALGGGLEIALACHHRIALNDPKSRFGFPEVTLGLLPGAGGVVRSVRMLGIADALLNVLLQGQRLRPEKAAKIGIVDELVDTPEQLLARAKEWIKANPDSAQPWDKPGHKIPGGTPSNPKFAANLPAFPANLRKQLKGAPLPAPKNIMAAAVEGAQVDFDTALTIEGRYFVELVCGQTAKNMSKAFFFDLQHINSGGSRPSGEPTWRAEKVAVLGGGMMGAGIAYVCAKAGMQVVLKDISLEAAEKGKDYSVKLEEKAIARGRSTREKSDALLARITPTDQLEPLSGCDLVIEAVFEDTKLKHQVYGEVQDVVDGDALIASNTSTLPITGLAEGVRRREDFIGLHFFSPVDKMPLVEIICGEHTSDKALARAFDVVQQIKKTPIVVNDSRGFFTSRVIGTFLNEGVSMLAEGIHPASIEQASAQAGFPAPVLQLFDELTFTLPRKIRDESRRAVEAAGGTWTPHPAEQVLDRMIDEFDRKGRSSGAGFYDYADGKRTGLWPGLAEHFGTDRDPSEVDIADLRERMLFVEALETVKCFDEGVLRSVPDANIGSIFGIGFPAWTGGVVQYMNGYPGGLAGFVARARELADRYGPRFDPPASLVSRAEAGEPFDIGEPDEGIVSATAA
- a CDS encoding MFS transporter → MSLAAALGTSTIYPLQPAIAEVAASLGSQVAAVGLALACGPVGYLVGLSLLVPLVDRYAPGRVLAAQFGALAAASALSAAVGNVWVLGSVIGVIGTCSAVGAGLSSVAGRLAPPHRRATVLGMVTAGISAGILAGRIVGGWLTDEIGWRGMLLVFAAACAVVAACCPVVLPATRGGTERGYLAALRSLPGLFVRYAVLRIAAIRGALWFFAFCAVWAGLAVALSAPPFSYSAERIGWYALAGLAGIPATQVAGTWTDRVGARRVILAGLALAGVAAAVAGFALADTAVTLVCLALFDAGLFAAQVANQSTVLSIDPAAPARFNSAYMLVYFMGGSLGTAFGAAAAEWLGWPTTAVITAVVIGVAGAITATVRE
- a CDS encoding cytochrome P450, encoding MSRAAGCPFDPPPELSRRFREALVSRVKLWDGSEPWVVTRYSDVRALLADPRVSVDPGQPGFPHTNAVSRARDSRMRTLMQMDAPEHLAQRRLFAPEFTVRKIAGLRPRIERIVDDLLSDMLGGPNPADLVATFALPVPSLVICELLGVPYADRSFFQGVAQTLVMDQADPALAVAASEELNAYLESLVVAKAAEPRDDLLSRLAVGQYASGAMSLREIAVAGQLLLVAGHDTTASMIALGLAALMANPEQWELVRRSGDPALVDGAVEELLRYLSITHTEARRVARADIEIGGQLIRAGEGIIAVKSTANRDPSVFLEPDVLDVGRKSRHHVAFGFGAHQCLGQSLARLELQVVFDALRRVPGLRMAVPQADLEFDENAVFYRVRELPVTW